The Verrucomicrobiia bacterium sequence ACCGCCCGGGTCCTCGCCCAGTTCCAGGCCAAGGGATGGTATCCTGCGGTCGCCGCTCCGTCCTTCAGTCAGCATGGAGGCCCTTTCGACCCGGGTTCGCCGATCACGATCACGGCGCCTGACGGCACCCTCTACTACACCGCCGACGGCACCGACCCACGGGCGCCGGGCGGCGCGGTATCCGACGGTGCCCGACGGTATGCCGGGCCCCTGGCGCTCGCGGAATCGGCAACCCTCAAGGCGCGCGTCCTAGGAGCCAACGGCACCTGGAGCGCACTGACCGAGGCCGATTTCCTGCTGCACCAGACCTGGCAGGACGTGCTGATCACTGAAATCATGTACCATCCGCCGTCCACTTCATGGGCCGAAAGCGACGACTTGGAGTTTCTCGAACTCAAGAACGTCGGCTCCGAGGAACGCGACCTCGGAGGCATGGCCTTCACCCGCGGGATTCGTTTCACCTTTCCCCGCGGGTTCCATCTGGCACCGGGGGCATTCGTGGTGCTCGTCAGCAACGCGGAGGCCTTCGCCCGGGCCCATCCGGACGTTCCGATTGGCGGTGTGTACTCCGGAAGGCTCAGCAACGCCGGGGAACGACTTTCGTGGCTGCACGCCACCGGCGGCACGGCCTTCGACATCACCTATGGAGACCGCCCCCCGTGGCCGGCGGCCGCCGATGGCACCGGCTTTTCCCTCGTACCGAGGAATCCCTCGGCCAACCCGGATCCGTCGGATTCCGCCCACTGGCGGGCCTCCACACGACCCGGCGGATCCCCGGGTGCGGATGACCCGGTGCTGGAAGTGCCGGCGGTCCTGATCACGGAACTCCTTGCCCACACCGATTCTCCCGATGTGGACGCCGTCGAACTGCACAATCCAGGGGCCACGGACGCGGACATCTCCGGCTGGTACCTCACCGATGACCGTCGCGAGCCGGGGAAATACCGGCTGCCCGCCTCCAGCGTCATTCCGCCGGGCGGCTACCTGGTTCTCACCGAGCGCGAGTTCAACGCACCCGGCGCCCCCGGCCGCTTCTCGTTCAATTCTCACGGCGAAGCGGTGTACCTCTACAGTGCCGACGCCACGGGCACGCTGACCGGCTACAGCGACGGATTCGCCTTCGGCGCGTCGGCCAACGGAGAGACCTTTGGCCGCCACACCAACTCGGTCGGCGACCTCCAGTTCCCACCCCAGAGCGAACCGACACTCGGCGGACTGAACGCAGGCCCGCGAATCGGCCCCGTGGTCATCAACGAAATCCAGTACGATCCAGCCCCCGGCGATGTGGAGTTCGTGGAGCTGCTGAATCTCACCGACGAGGAGATCCCGCTCTTTCATCCACAACACCCGGAGAACACCTGGCAACTCTCCGGTGCGGGATTTGTGTTTCCGCCCGGCAGTGTGCTCCCGGCCCGGGGTTTCGCGGTGGCCACGTCCGGGGATCCAACGTTGTTCCGTCTGAAGTGGCAGGTTCCGGATGCCGTCCCGGTGTTCGGCCCCTACGCCGGAAACCTCGCCAATACCGGCGAACGCCTCGAACTGCGGCGCCCGGATGCTCCGGACTTTGAGACCAATGCCCTTGGGGAGGTCACCGCCATCATTCCCATGCTCACCGTGGACCGGGTGCGCTACAGCCATCGGGAGCCGTGGCCCACTGGGGCTTCCGGCACCGGAGCCTCGCTGGAGCGGATCAGTCCCGGTCTGTACGGCGATGACCCGGCGTCCTGGCGGACGTCGGCCGCGGGGCCGTCCCCTGGCATGGACAACGCCGTGAACCGGGCACCCATCCCCTATGCCGGCCTGGATCAGGACCTGGTGGGCACGGTGTTTCCGCTCGCGACGACGCTTTCGGCGACGGCCACCGATGATGGCCAACCGGGCCTGGGGCTTCGTTTCCGATGGCGTCAGGTCGGCGGTCCTGTCGGGGTCCTCTTCAGCGCGACCGACATTCCGGACCCGGGCATCCGGCTGCCCGGCCAGGGGAGCTACCTCTTTCGCGTCACAGTCAGCGACGGGGAACGCGAGGCCTCCGACGACGTCGCCATCACCGTCCGCCGCACCACCGGGGACGTCGTCCTGCTGCCCGCCGGGGCGACCTGGAAGTACCTGGATCTGGGAATCCATCCCAACGTTGCGTGGCGAACGAACACCTTCGACGATTCGGGCTGGAAGACGGGCCGCGCGCGGTTTGGCTATGGCGATCCGGGCATGACCACGACGGTCGGCTTCGGTCCCAATGCCGGCAGCAAGCACATCACCACGTATTTCAGGACCCGGTTCCAGGTCGCGGATGCCGCCGCGGTCACGGAGTTCACGGCCCGCCTGCTGCGGGACGACGGGGCCGTGATCTACGTCAATGGCGTCGAGGCCGCCCGGAGCAACATGCCCGAGACCACCATCTCCGGGACAACGCTCGCCATCAGTGCCGTTGGCGGCGAGGACGAGACGACCTTCTTCGTCCTCCCGCTGGACTCCGGGCTGCTGCGCGACGGGGAGAACGTCGTCGCGGTGCAGATCCACCAAGCCAATCCGGATTCCTCGGATCTCGCCTTCGACCTGGAACTCACCGCGAAGGCGCTTCCGCCCAACACACCGCCCACCGCAAATGCCGGATCCGACATCACCGCAACCGTCGGAGACGGGGTGACCCTCAAGGGCAGCTTCACCGACGACGGCCTTCCAGTGCCTCCGGGGGTTCCCACCTTTTCTTGGAGCCGCGTTTCGGGTCCCGGCGACGTGAGCTG is a genomic window containing:
- a CDS encoding lamin tail domain-containing protein, with amino-acid sequence MSRILRFLAPACAGLMTLLPATGQLVINEFLASNNRGLQDEEGDRPDWIEIHNPGTTPVNLLGWTLTDNASVTEKWTFPATNIHAGGYLVVFASGKDRRVAGAPLHTGFSLSADGEYLGLFRPEGVVAASEYAPEFPPQKADISYGLQQGQERYFDPPTPGAANGSGFADFVADTKFSHDRGFYDRPFDLVITCATPDAAIRYTTNGTPPTATTGLVYDGPIAIPGTRVIRAAAFKTGLRPSNVDTQTYLFPSDIFQQSPNGQAPPGWPTRWGGNVVDYGMDPDVVNSPLYQDELLPALKSLPSFVVVTELRHLFDSSTGIYANPGQDGRDWERPASLELLHPDGREGFQINCGIRVRGGFSRSTSNPKHALRFFFRNEYGAGKLRYPLFGDAGADTFDNMDLRTFQNYSWSFQGDSRGVFVRDQFNRDAQLEMGHQAERGDFYHLFINGQYWGIFNTCERPEASYGETYYGGRKEDFDVIKVEAGPYTINATDGNLDAWNELYNLCRAGITNDAVYLKLQGMNPDGTPNPAYRNLLDVDNLIDYMLVIFYGGNLDAPISNFLGNTSPNNFYGVRDRTGRSGGFKYFVHDAEHTLLDLGENRTGPFASGSSSVSKSNPQYFFQRLAVNPEFRMRLADRIHRHFFNEGALTPSAGQARFSRRTNEIFSAVVLESARWGDAKRATPFTRNREWLSEASRIQRSYLPQRTARVLAQFQAKGWYPAVAAPSFSQHGGPFDPGSPITITAPDGTLYYTADGTDPRAPGGAVSDGARRYAGPLALAESATLKARVLGANGTWSALTEADFLLHQTWQDVLITEIMYHPPSTSWAESDDLEFLELKNVGSEERDLGGMAFTRGIRFTFPRGFHLAPGAFVVLVSNAEAFARAHPDVPIGGVYSGRLSNAGERLSWLHATGGTAFDITYGDRPPWPAAADGTGFSLVPRNPSANPDPSDSAHWRASTRPGGSPGADDPVLEVPAVLITELLAHTDSPDVDAVELHNPGATDADISGWYLTDDRREPGKYRLPASSVIPPGGYLVLTEREFNAPGAPGRFSFNSHGEAVYLYSADATGTLTGYSDGFAFGASANGETFGRHTNSVGDLQFPPQSEPTLGGLNAGPRIGPVVINEIQYDPAPGDVEFVELLNLTDEEIPLFHPQHPENTWQLSGAGFVFPPGSVLPARGFAVATSGDPTLFRLKWQVPDAVPVFGPYAGNLANTGERLELRRPDAPDFETNALGEVTAIIPMLTVDRVRYSHREPWPTGASGTGASLERISPGLYGDDPASWRTSAAGPSPGMDNAVNRAPIPYAGLDQDLVGTVFPLATTLSATATDDGQPGLGLRFRWRQVGGPVGVLFSATDIPDPGIRLPGQGSYLFRVTVSDGEREASDDVAITVRRTTGDVVLLPAGATWKYLDLGIHPNVAWRTNTFDDSGWKTGRARFGYGDPGMTTTVGFGPNAGSKHITTYFRTRFQVADAAAVTEFTARLLRDDGAVIYVNGVEAARSNMPETTISGTTLAISAVGGEDETTFFVLPLDSGLLRDGENVVAVQIHQANPDSSDLAFDLELTAKALPPNTPPTANAGSDITATVGDGVTLKGSFTDDGLPVPPGVPTFSWSRVSGPGDVSWSDPALPETRAQFATPGVYTLRLTVHDGAASASDDVQVTVTPGATAPVVEMIPGPEPGFRFTAAAGQSYTVLARPSLLEGAWERLRDVPAAAANTTVDVRFDTAAPAGFYLVVTPAMP